One Natrinema longum genomic window carries:
- a CDS encoding NADP-dependent oxidoreductase — MEETRQWQLASRPVGEPTHNNFELVTVDRPEPDNGEVLVETLYQSVDPYMRGRMRDAESYAEPWDVGDPMKASVVGEVLESNSGRFAEGDIVTGDLLWAEHAVADANELQRVNPDHGPISTALGVLGMPGVTAYWGLNDVGDPKPGDTVVVSAAAGAVGSVVGQLARLAGARVVGTAGSEAKINWLTDDLGFDAAINYKETDDLSAAIDEACPDGVDVYFDNVGGPITDAVWPRLNVDARVAVCGQIALYNATEVPTGPRKLAKLIESRATVQGLLVSDYQPRWGEALERLSTFVQNGDVQYRENVVEGFENAPDAFLGLFEGDNIGKQLVQVAEYDR, encoded by the coding sequence ATGGAAGAAACCAGACAGTGGCAACTTGCAAGTCGACCCGTCGGCGAACCAACTCACAACAACTTCGAGCTCGTCACCGTCGACCGGCCCGAACCGGACAACGGCGAGGTACTGGTCGAGACGCTATATCAATCAGTCGACCCGTACATGCGCGGGCGCATGCGCGACGCGGAATCGTACGCCGAACCCTGGGACGTCGGCGACCCGATGAAAGCCAGCGTCGTCGGCGAAGTCCTCGAGTCCAACAGCGGCCGGTTCGCCGAGGGCGATATCGTCACTGGTGACCTCCTCTGGGCGGAGCACGCCGTTGCGGACGCGAACGAACTCCAGCGAGTCAACCCCGACCACGGACCGATCTCGACCGCGCTGGGCGTCCTCGGAATGCCCGGCGTCACGGCCTACTGGGGGCTGAACGACGTCGGTGATCCGAAACCCGGCGACACGGTGGTCGTCTCCGCCGCTGCGGGCGCGGTCGGCTCCGTCGTCGGCCAACTCGCCCGCCTCGCGGGTGCACGAGTTGTCGGTACCGCCGGAAGCGAGGCGAAGATCAACTGGCTCACCGACGACCTCGGCTTCGACGCCGCGATCAACTACAAGGAGACCGACGACCTCTCGGCCGCGATCGACGAGGCCTGCCCCGACGGCGTCGACGTCTACTTCGACAACGTCGGCGGCCCGATCACCGACGCCGTCTGGCCCCGGTTGAACGTCGACGCCCGCGTCGCGGTCTGTGGCCAGATCGCGCTCTACAACGCAACCGAGGTCCCGACCGGCCCGCGGAAACTCGCCAAACTCATCGAGTCCCGCGCGACGGTCCAAGGGCTCCTCGTCAGCGACTACCAGCCCCGGTGGGGCGAGGCCCTCGAGCGGCTCTCGACGTTCGTCCAGAACGGCGACGTGCAGTACCGCGAAAACGTCGTCGAGGGCTTCGAGAACGCACCCGACGCGTTCCTCGGCCTGTTCGAGGGCGACAACATCGGGAAGCAACTGGTTCAGGTCGCCGAGTACGACCGCTAA
- a CDS encoding PadR family transcriptional regulator — protein MYDLTGFQRDLLYVIAGQDDPHGLAIKAELEEYYEKEIHHGRLYPNLDDIVDKGLVEKGELDQRTNYYTITARGRRELDARREWENQYVGDRLSDSE, from the coding sequence ATGTACGATCTCACTGGCTTCCAGCGTGATCTGCTGTACGTAATCGCCGGGCAGGACGACCCACACGGACTCGCGATCAAAGCGGAACTCGAAGAGTACTACGAGAAAGAGATCCATCACGGCCGACTCTATCCCAACCTCGACGATATCGTCGACAAGGGCCTCGTCGAGAAAGGGGAACTCGACCAACGGACGAATTACTACACGATCACGGCTCGTGGCCGGCGTGAACTCGACGCCCGGCGAGAGTGGGAAAACCAGTACGTTGGCGATCGTCTTTCAGACTCGGA